The genomic region CGGGTGGTGCGCCCCGACGGTTCGACGGTCGCGGAGCTGGACGACACCGAGGGCGGCACGAAGGAGCTCGGCCTGTCGGTGCTGGGTTTCGCCCCGGTGGCGGGTGACACCCGGCTGCTGGTCGGGCATCAGCGGCGCGGGCGGTGGGAGCCGATGATCTGGGATCCGGTCGCGGGCACCCAGACGGACCTGCCGGTCGACCTGCCCGGTGACGCGGGCGCCGAGTGGTATCCGGACGGATCCGCGCTGCTGATCGAGCACAGCTTCGAGGCCCGCAGCGAGCTGTGGCGGATCGAGCCGGGCGCCCCGGGGCCGGTGCGGGTCGAGACGCCCTCCGGGACGGTGTCGGGCGCCACGGCCCGTCCGGACGGCACGGTGGAGTATCTGTGGTCGTCGGCCGCGCAGCCGCCCGCGGTGCGGTCCACGACCGGTTCCGTCGTCCTCGATCCGCCGGGCGCGAAGGCTCCGGCCTCGGTGCCTGTGCGGGACGCCTGGGTGGACGGCCCCGGAGGCCGCATCCACGCCCTGGTGCAGACTCCGGCCGGTGACGGCCCCTTCCCCACGGTCTTCGAGATACACGGCGGGCCCACCTGGCACGACAGCGACTCCTTCGCGTCGGGTCCCGCCGCGTGGGTGGATCACGGCTTCGCGGTGGTGCGGGTCAACTACCGCGGATCGACGGGCTACGGGCGCGCGTGGACGGACGCGCTCAAGCACCGGGTCGGGCTGATCGAGCTGGAGGACGTGGAGGCCGTCCGGATCTGGGCGGTGGAGTCGGGGCTCGCGGACCCGGAGCGGCTGGTGCTGGCCGGTGGCTCGTGGGGCGGCTATCTGACACTGCTCGGCCTGGGTACGCAGCCGGATGCCTGGGCCCTCGGGCTGGCCGCTGTCCCGGTAGCCGACTACGTCACCGCGTATCACGACGAGATGGAGGCGCTGAAGGCGATGGACCGCACGCTGCTGGGCGGAACCCCGGAGGAGGTGCCCGAGCGCTTCGAGGCCTCGTCCCCGCTGACCTATGTGGACGCCGTGCGCGCCCCGGTCTACATCTCGGCCGGCGTCAACGACCCGCGCTGCCCGATCCGCCAGGTGGAGAACTACGTGGACCGTCTCGCGGCCCGCGGTGCGGTCCACGAGGTCTACCGCTACGACGCGGGGCACGGCTCGCTCGTCGTGGAGGAGCGGATCAAGCAGGTGCGGCTGGAGCTGGACTTCGCCCTCCGCCACCTCGGGCACCCCGGTCAGGGACAGGAGGGAAGGAAGCCGACCGCATAAGGTCCGGATAAATGGTGCACCCCGCTCCGGGGGCCCGGAGCGGGGAACCGTACCTTGGAGGGGTGTACCGGTTCCTGCTGACCCCGCGGTGGTGGGGGATCAACCTCTTCGTCGTGCTGGCCATCCCGTTCTGCGTGTTCATGGGCACGTGGCAGCTCGGCCGTTTCGAGGACCGTGTGCAGTCGCACAAGGAGGCCGAGGAACGTCCCGATCCGGGCACCCGCTCCCCGGCACCGCTCGACGAACTGCTCCCCGTCAGCACGGACACGTCGGGCCGCCCCGCTGTGGCGAAGGGGACGTACGCCGATCAGTTCCTGGTCCCCGGCCGCAAGCTGGACGACCGTAACGGCTTCTACGTGCTGGATCTGCTGCGCACCGACAGCGGCAAGGCGCTGCCCGTGGTGCGGGGCTGGCTGGCCGGCAGTCCCGGCAGCACCGAGGTGCCCGAGGCGCCGGCCGGCGAGGTCACCGTGACCGGCGATCTGCAGGCGTCCGAGAACAGCGGCACCACGGGTGTCGACCTCAGCGGCGGGCTGCCCGAGGGCCAGCTCGGCATGATCAGCGCGGCCTCCCTCGTGAACCTCGTGCCGTACGACGTCTACGACGCGTGGGTGACCCTGCCCGGGTCAGAGTCGGGCGCCGCCACGGGCGAGGGTGGCCTGGAGCCCGTTCCCGCGGCGGCGGCACAGGGCAGC from Streptomyces sp. QL37 harbors:
- a CDS encoding prolyl oligopeptidase family serine peptidase; this encodes MSDTQNDASVPEREQEPPQWEQRFRAARVSLPDWAEDAPDRALFVSNATGTYELYAWDRATGKQRQVTDRPNGTTDGVLTPDGQAVWWFADTDGDEFGVWMRQPFEGGADEEATPGLDPSYPAGLAIGRDGTAVVGRSTDEDGTTVHLVRAGAEPVEIYRHRESAGVGDLSHDGTLIALEHTEHGDAMHSALRVVRPDGSTVAELDDTEGGTKELGLSVLGFAPVAGDTRLLVGHQRRGRWEPMIWDPVAGTQTDLPVDLPGDAGAEWYPDGSALLIEHSFEARSELWRIEPGAPGPVRVETPSGTVSGATARPDGTVEYLWSSAAQPPAVRSTTGSVVLDPPGAKAPASVPVRDAWVDGPGGRIHALVQTPAGDGPFPTVFEIHGGPTWHDSDSFASGPAAWVDHGFAVVRVNYRGSTGYGRAWTDALKHRVGLIELEDVEAVRIWAVESGLADPERLVLAGGSWGGYLTLLGLGTQPDAWALGLAAVPVADYVTAYHDEMEALKAMDRTLLGGTPEEVPERFEASSPLTYVDAVRAPVYISAGVNDPRCPIRQVENYVDRLAARGAVHEVYRYDAGHGSLVVEERIKQVRLELDFALRHLGHPGQGQEGRKPTA
- a CDS encoding SURF1 family protein, producing MYRFLLTPRWWGINLFVVLAIPFCVFMGTWQLGRFEDRVQSHKEAEERPDPGTRSPAPLDELLPVSTDTSGRPAVAKGTYADQFLVPGRKLDDRNGFYVLDLLRTDSGKALPVVRGWLAGSPGSTEVPEAPAGEVTVTGDLQASENSGTTGVDLSGGLPEGQLGMISAASLVNLVPYDVYDAWVTLPGSESGAATGEGGLEPVPAAAAQGSGLDLKAFQNLGYTGEWFVFGGFVLFMWFRLVRREAEAARDIQLGLAADAD